The proteins below are encoded in one region of Macrococcus armenti:
- a CDS encoding pyrimidine dimer DNA glycosylase/endonuclease V: MQIFRVHPNHEISARYLDNRRLSKQVLELYQIIRVCLAEMNVIEGNTRYLHHPIVKHVYNEGHPYIIDTYKMLEAMDKEHQRRGGKRSKNFKEDLKVLEGIILQHETKFNSLPLPPFYVYGDDKLYGNEAYEAYKQLLQLKWKNDTIAPRCSIVR; encoded by the coding sequence TTGCAAATTTTTAGAGTTCATCCGAATCATGAAATAAGTGCGCGATATTTGGATAATAGGAGACTATCTAAGCAAGTACTGGAACTATATCAGATTATTAGAGTATGTCTTGCAGAGATGAATGTTATTGAAGGGAACACAAGATACTTGCATCATCCAATCGTGAAACATGTATATAATGAAGGGCATCCGTATATTATAGATACTTATAAAATGCTGGAAGCAATGGATAAGGAGCATCAAAGAAGGGGTGGAAAACGTTCTAAAAACTTTAAAGAAGACTTAAAAGTTTTAGAAGGTATAATACTTCAGCACGAAACAAAATTTAATTCATTACCACTACCTCCGTTTTACGTATATGGTGATGATAAATTATATGGCAATGAAGCGTATGAAGCATACAAGCAACTACTTCAATTAAAATGGAAGAACGATACAATTGCTCCAAGATGTAGTATTGTACGCTAA
- the brnQ gene encoding branched-chain amino acid transport system II carrier protein translates to MIINAKTKLTFKENMFIGSMLFGLFFGAGNLIFPIHFGQISGSNVWLTNLGFLITAIGLPFLGIIAIGISKTNGVFDISNRVNRSYAYIFTILLYLVIGPLFALPRLATTSFEIGFSSYVTEQNGKLFLFIFSLLFFLVAWMFSRKPSKILDYIGKFLNPVFLLLLGVLMLLAFIKPMGSIGSAPIQADYQSNAVLKGFIDGYNTLDALASLAFGIIIVTTIKKLGITNPTHIAKETVKSGFISIVLMGLIYTLLAVMGTMSLGQFKVSENGGIALAQIAHYYLGDYGIILLSLIIIVACLKTTIGLITAFSETFTELFPKRSYLMFATVVSIVSFVIANVGLTKIITYSIPVLMFLYPLAITLILLTLFSKYFNHSRTVYQFTTYFTMIAAFVDGLKASPEFIANTAFAKGIVNFGDHYLPLSSIGMGWVLPAVIGFVIGYIVYLARGKKAVTGV, encoded by the coding sequence ATGATTATTAACGCTAAAACGAAATTAACATTTAAAGAAAACATGTTTATCGGATCAATGCTATTTGGACTATTCTTCGGGGCTGGAAACTTAATTTTCCCGATACACTTCGGACAAATATCAGGTAGTAATGTATGGCTTACGAATTTAGGATTCCTTATTACTGCAATTGGTTTGCCGTTCTTAGGTATCATCGCAATCGGTATATCTAAAACGAACGGCGTTTTTGATATTTCAAATCGAGTAAATCGTTCATATGCATACATATTCACGATTCTTCTATATTTAGTTATCGGGCCACTATTTGCACTACCTAGGCTTGCAACAACGTCGTTTGAGATTGGTTTTTCTTCATACGTGACAGAACAAAATGGAAAACTGTTTTTATTTATTTTTAGTTTATTATTCTTTTTAGTTGCATGGATGTTCTCACGTAAACCATCTAAAATATTAGATTATATCGGGAAGTTCTTAAACCCTGTCTTTTTACTACTGTTAGGTGTTTTAATGTTACTTGCATTTATTAAACCGATGGGAAGTATCGGAAGTGCGCCTATACAGGCAGACTATCAATCTAACGCTGTACTAAAAGGCTTTATCGATGGATATAATACGTTAGATGCACTCGCATCACTTGCATTCGGTATTATAATCGTGACGACAATCAAAAAGTTAGGAATTACAAACCCAACACACATTGCTAAAGAAACAGTGAAGTCAGGATTTATCAGTATTGTACTTATGGGATTAATTTATACATTGCTTGCGGTTATGGGTACGATGAGTTTAGGACAGTTTAAAGTAAGTGAAAACGGTGGGATCGCATTAGCTCAAATTGCACATTATTACTTAGGTGACTACGGAATTATCTTGTTATCATTAATCATTATCGTCGCTTGTTTAAAAACGACAATCGGATTAATTACAGCATTCTCTGAAACATTTACTGAATTATTTCCGAAAAGAAGCTACTTAATGTTCGCAACAGTCGTAAGTATCGTATCGTTCGTTATTGCAAATGTCGGATTAACAAAAATTATTACATACTCTATACCAGTATTAATGTTCTTATATCCATTAGCGATTACACTTATTTTACTGACATTATTCAGTAAGTACTTCAATCATTCACGTACGGTTTATCAATTTACAACATACTTTACGATGATTGCAGCATTTGTGGATGGTTTAAAAGCAAGCCCTGAGTTTATTGCGAATACAGCTTTCGCGAAAGGGATTGTCAACTTTGGAGACCACTATTTACCGCTTTCATCGATTGGGATGGGATGGGTATTACCGGCAGTAATCGGATTTGTGATTGGATATATCGTTTATTTAGCAAGAGGGAAAAAAGCAGTGACAGGAGTTTAA
- a CDS encoding tetratricopeptide repeat protein codes for MKYPTYFINPYTLREVLHDKDYTEYWCSRNEHNPEVVSFLRMLGQYNHAIELGLLFIDSSKDERHKATAIIRLASVYHWCNNFDKSKALFEECISINDDIVINGFAYQHLSKLYFDNKDYVNALKYAQKAYKIREKYDKKRLPSTELILKRLTENL; via the coding sequence ATGAAATATCCAACGTATTTTATCAATCCTTACACTTTAAGAGAGGTACTTCATGATAAAGATTACACTGAATATTGGTGCAGTCGTAATGAGCATAATCCAGAAGTCGTTTCTTTCTTAAGAATGTTAGGTCAATATAATCACGCTATCGAGCTTGGATTGTTATTTATCGATTCAAGTAAAGATGAACGACATAAAGCAACTGCTATCATAAGACTCGCTTCTGTTTATCATTGGTGTAATAACTTCGATAAATCAAAAGCATTATTCGAGGAATGTATATCAATAAATGATGACATCGTAATAAATGGATTTGCATATCAGCATTTATCTAAACTCTATTTTGATAATAAAGACTATGTTAATGCCCTTAAATACGCTCAAAAAGCCTATAAAATCAGAGAAAAATATGATAAAAAACGCCTTCCATCCACCGAACTAATTTTAAAACGCCTTACAGAAAATCTGTAA
- a CDS encoding GNAT family N-acetyltransferase — MRLEEVNRTNIDAIINLKVKEEQKYYVAPNIRSLADAYVYRNDGVNPYAVINKDRVIGFIMFDKHESKESVCIIWRMMIGEQYQGNGYGRMLIELAKEHAIEKGYQYIMADYIKDNLAVKNLLESSGFKEQGIDDYNQVIMIYKL; from the coding sequence GTGAGACTTGAAGAAGTAAATAGAACAAATATAGATGCAATTATTAATTTAAAGGTTAAAGAAGAGCAAAAATATTATGTCGCTCCTAATATTAGATCTCTAGCAGATGCATATGTTTACAGAAATGATGGTGTAAATCCATATGCTGTGATAAATAAAGATAGAGTAATAGGTTTTATAATGTTTGATAAGCATGAATCGAAAGAATCCGTTTGTATAATTTGGAGAATGATGATAGGTGAGCAATACCAAGGGAATGGATATGGGAGAATGCTGATTGAATTAGCCAAAGAACATGCAATAGAAAAAGGTTATCAATATATTATGGCAGATTATATTAAAGATAATCTGGCAGTTAAAAATTTATTGGAAAGCAGTGGTTTTAAAGAACAGGGAATAGATGATTATAACCAAGTGATAATGATATATAAACTTTGA